The segment GATAACCCTTATTATAAGAGATCGACACAAAACCCTGTCGATTCATTCTAGAGATAATCAAAAGACGGGAAATAGAACAGGGGTCAGAGGTTTAATGGAGCATCAACAACAATTTTGGGCGATTCCTCGTTCAGCTTATCTTCATATTCCCTTCTGTCGTCGTCGCTGTTTCTATTGTGATTTTGCTATTTCTGTGGTGGGCGATCGCCGTTGGGGGGACTCTTCCCCAGCCATTTCCCATTATATCCAGGAGTTAATTAGGGAAATTGAACAGACTCCCCCTCGCGGTGTGTCCCTAGAGACGGTGTTTTTTGGTGGAGGAACCCCATCCTTGCTCAGTGTAGGTCAACTGGAGCAGCTCTTAACTACTTTGGATCGCCACTTTGGGTTAACTTCTAGCGCGGAAATTTCCATGGAAATTGACCCCGGAACCTTTGATCTCGATAAATTACAAGGATTTTTAGCTCTGGGAGTCAATCGGATCAGTTTAGGGGTACAATCCTTTGATGACCGGATCTTGAAACTCTGTGGGCGATCGCATACCGTCAGTGAAGTTTATCAGGCGATCGATCTCCTTCATCAAGCATCCGTCCAGAACTTCAGTATCGACCTGATCTCCGGTTTACCCGAACAAAATCTAGAGCAGTGGCAAGAAACTCTACAAACCGCCCTCGAAATTTCCCCGCCTCACCTCTCCGTCTATGACCTAATCGTTGAACCGATGACCGTCTTCGAGCATCGCTATGAATCAGGAAAACTTAACCTTCCCAGCGATGAAATCAGTGCCCAATTCTATCGCTTAACCTCCCAAATTCTCCGAGAAGCAGGTTACGATCACTACGAAATTTCTAACTATGCTCGCCCCGGATATCACTGTCGTCATAACCGAGTGTATTGGCAAAATCAGCCCTACTATGGTTGGGGAATGGGAGCCGCCAGTTACATTGATGGTATCCGATTTACCCGACCTCGCACCCGGCAAACCTACTATCAATGGCTGCAAGACGGGGGAGTGATAGACACTCCTCCACTCTCGGACACCGAACAGTTTCTAGAAACTCTCATGCTCGGTCTTCGGCTTGCAGAAGGTCTATCTTTACAGACCTTAACCGATCGATTTGGTTATCCTCCCTTGCAACAGTTGAGTCCGAGTTGGTATCCCTACTATCAACAAGGATGGATTCACCTCAACACCCTGAATGGACAGCCTTGGCTTCCTGGACAACCTCTGCCCTCGACGGGTCAGATCTCTCTGAGCGATCCAGAAGGCTTTCTCTTTTCTAACACAGTCTTAGCCCAAATGTTCCAAGTGTTGAGTAATGAGTAATAGGAGATCCCCCCATTTCCCCATCTCCCTATCTCCCTATCTCTCCATCTCCCCATCCTTAGCTACCCCTTTCGGTCGCCATCCGGGACGCACTTTTTGGGGAGCGCGGGCGACGACTAGGGCATCATTTTGTACATCTTTCGTGACCACCGATCCGGCTCCAATGGTGACATCTTCGCCAATGGTAACAGGAGCGACTAAGACACTATTCGAGCCTGTTTTAGTGCGATCGCCAATTACCGTCTTATGCTTCTGATAGCCATCATAATTGGCCGTGATTGTGCCTGCACCCACATTCACCTGTTGACCGAGTTCGGCATCTCCAATATAGGACAAATGGGCGACATTGGTGCGATCGCCCACTTGGGACTTCTTAATCTCCACAAAATTGCCCACCCGACAACCTTCTCCAATCTCAGCATGGCCTCGCAAATGGGCATAGGGGCCAACTCTCGTATTCGAGTTCACCACACTATCACTAATCACCGAATAGAGAACCGTCACCTGCTCCCCAATCTGACTATTCTCAATCAAACTCCCCGGCCCAATGCGACAACCTGTCCCAATCGTCGTATTGCCGCGAATATGGGTTTGCGGTTCAATCAGCACATCTGAGGCAATCTGTACCGTATCATCAATCGTAATACTATCGGGATCGATCAACGTCACCCCCGCCTTCATCCACTCCTCCTTAATCCGGTCTTGGAGAATCTGATGGGCCGTAGCCAACTGTTTGCGGTCATTAATCCCTAAAATCTCCTGATAATCCTCCACATCCACAATCATCACTCGGTCTAAATAATTGACCGCATCCGTTAAATAATATTCCTGCTGGTCATTTTCTGACTTTAACTGGGGTAAAACTTGAGCCAGTTGCGGCCAATTGAAACAATAAACCCCCGCATTAATGCGCCGATTGTGCCGTTGGGCTGTTGTACAATCCCGGTCTTCCACAATCTGTTGCAGCAGATTATCGCTATCAGAAAAGACTCGCCCATAGCCTTTGGGGTGGGGATGTTGAGCCGTTAAAATCGTCGCTCCGTTCCCTTCCGTTTTATGGGTTTCGAGCAAATTACGAATGGTTTCCGGTCGTAATAGGGGCACATCCCCATTGAGTACCAGTAAATCCCCCGTAAAGCCTTCTAAGTGGGGTAAAATCTGCTGAACCGCATGACCGGTTCCCAATTGTTGGCTTTGGGTGACAAACTCTAATCCCGATATACCGGTTAGAGATTCCTGAACTCGATCCCCCCGATATCCCACAATCACAAACTGACGGACTGGGGAAATCAATTGACAACTCTCGACTACCCGTTCGACTAAAGAACGCCCTCCTAGGGGATGTAAGACTTTGGGTAACTCCGATTTCATCCGAGTGCCCCGTC is part of the Roseofilum capinflatum BLCC-M114 genome and harbors:
- the hemW gene encoding radical SAM family heme chaperone HemW encodes the protein MEHQQQFWAIPRSAYLHIPFCRRRCFYCDFAISVVGDRRWGDSSPAISHYIQELIREIEQTPPRGVSLETVFFGGGTPSLLSVGQLEQLLTTLDRHFGLTSSAEISMEIDPGTFDLDKLQGFLALGVNRISLGVQSFDDRILKLCGRSHTVSEVYQAIDLLHQASVQNFSIDLISGLPEQNLEQWQETLQTALEISPPHLSVYDLIVEPMTVFEHRYESGKLNLPSDEISAQFYRLTSQILREAGYDHYEISNYARPGYHCRHNRVYWQNQPYYGWGMGAASYIDGIRFTRPRTRQTYYQWLQDGGVIDTPPLSDTEQFLETLMLGLRLAEGLSLQTLTDRFGYPPLQQLSPSWYPYYQQGWIHLNTLNGQPWLPGQPLPSTGQISLSDPEGFLFSNTVLAQMFQVLSNE
- the glmU gene encoding bifunctional UDP-N-acetylglucosamine diphosphorylase/glucosamine-1-phosphate N-acetyltransferase GlmU, which produces MVAVAILAAGRGTRMKSELPKVLHPLGGRSLVERVVESCQLISPVRQFVIVGYRGDRVQESLTGISGLEFVTQSQQLGTGHAVQQILPHLEGFTGDLLVLNGDVPLLRPETIRNLLETHKTEGNGATILTAQHPHPKGYGRVFSDSDNLLQQIVEDRDCTTAQRHNRRINAGVYCFNWPQLAQVLPQLKSENDQQEYYLTDAVNYLDRVMIVDVEDYQEILGINDRKQLATAHQILQDRIKEEWMKAGVTLIDPDSITIDDTVQIASDVLIEPQTHIRGNTTIGTGCRIGPGSLIENSQIGEQVTVLYSVISDSVVNSNTRVGPYAHLRGHAEIGEGCRVGNFVEIKKSQVGDRTNVAHLSYIGDAELGQQVNVGAGTITANYDGYQKHKTVIGDRTKTGSNSVLVAPVTIGEDVTIGAGSVVTKDVQNDALVVARAPQKVRPGWRPKGVAKDGEMER